A DNA window from Aminipila luticellarii contains the following coding sequences:
- a CDS encoding AraC family transcriptional regulator, whose translation MLLEKNFYPDDFPMNIRIGNLKEYPIHYHYDIEFVFVLKGEIKLKNGYYTYTLKEGDIFTNNGHEVHAIYEGLGENIVAVIQVSNLFFTQYVPDLCKSCYRTYTAKEYDPRYDKLKKMLLMILLDYLKKSRNYEQQCIHSMLEFIQYLNSNFNLFAFEDQVVVQVKNNNAVLMERMSRIINYIYENHSEKITLKDLAKLENLNEYYISHLIKEFTGMSFRELLCFARVEWSEIYLLNTDKTIASIAREVGFSTTAFYETHFIKWFKKTPEEHRKIYAPMASNIRSTQFDIIPINQAIHIIKQNLSSMNSQDKNTNQVQKLSLDISVDAAAEPLRTLEPEFEIALTPAGYDTLGIRLYDHLSNFNCKEVTIKTNSSSSDSPVFILKRELEQKGYKTAVKSTEVLNGFTSFGLDSAAHGIHILKENLFGQNKRISINLIDLGDKETILKGMPSILTSGGIPKPSYYAYWLLSILRGTLICRGKHYAVIRACGTHPDYFIVVFNYNEEIDRLCTRNATVHETQDVLHSFNDQLDIHFILNHLSGDYLISRYSIDHHNNLFDYMSKLNFPDSLNLSNHKTALLYTVPFLEIYTEKVTQDLNLHISLNGLGIQFIRIQQHLS comes from the coding sequence ATGTTACTGGAGAAAAACTTCTATCCCGATGATTTTCCAATGAATATCCGTATTGGAAACCTCAAAGAATATCCCATTCATTATCATTATGACATTGAATTTGTTTTTGTCCTCAAGGGCGAAATCAAGTTAAAAAACGGGTATTATACCTATACTCTGAAAGAAGGAGATATCTTTACGAACAATGGCCATGAGGTTCATGCCATATACGAAGGCCTTGGGGAAAATATAGTTGCGGTGATTCAAGTCAGCAATCTGTTCTTCACGCAATACGTTCCCGATTTATGTAAAAGCTGTTATAGAACGTATACGGCAAAAGAATATGATCCCCGCTATGATAAATTAAAAAAGATGCTCTTGATGATTCTTTTAGATTACCTGAAAAAGAGCAGGAACTATGAGCAGCAGTGCATCCATTCTATGTTAGAATTTATCCAATATCTCAACAGCAATTTTAATTTATTTGCTTTTGAAGATCAAGTGGTTGTCCAAGTAAAGAACAATAACGCTGTCCTTATGGAGAGGATGAGCAGGATCATAAACTATATTTACGAAAATCATTCAGAAAAAATTACATTAAAGGATCTTGCCAAACTGGAAAACCTGAACGAATACTACATTTCTCACCTCATCAAAGAATTCACCGGCATGAGCTTCCGGGAATTATTGTGCTTTGCACGGGTGGAATGGTCGGAAATCTATCTTCTGAATACAGATAAGACCATTGCTTCCATTGCCAGAGAGGTGGGCTTTTCCACCACGGCATTTTATGAAACCCACTTTATAAAATGGTTCAAAAAAACACCGGAAGAGCACAGAAAAATCTATGCTCCCATGGCGAGCAATATTCGTTCTACACAATTTGATATCATTCCAATCAACCAAGCAATCCATATCATAAAACAGAATTTATCTTCCATGAATTCACAGGATAAAAACACCAATCAAGTACAGAAGCTATCCCTTGATATTTCTGTGGACGCAGCAGCTGAACCGCTTCGCACATTGGAGCCTGAATTTGAAATAGCCTTAACACCGGCGGGCTATGATACCTTGGGGATAAGATTGTATGATCATCTGTCCAATTTTAATTGTAAGGAAGTCACCATTAAAACAAACTCTTCCAGTTCAGACAGTCCGGTATTTATTCTGAAACGCGAACTGGAACAAAAAGGATACAAAACAGCTGTCAAATCTACTGAGGTTTTAAATGGCTTCACGTCATTTGGTTTAGATTCGGCTGCCCATGGGATTCACATTTTAAAAGAGAACCTATTTGGTCAAAATAAACGGATTTCCATCAATCTCATAGATTTGGGAGACAAAGAAACCATTCTCAAGGGAATGCCTTCCATATTGACCTCAGGTGGCATACCCAAGCCTTCCTATTATGCTTATTGGCTGCTTTCTATACTGCGGGGCACCCTCATCTGCCGTGGAAAGCATTACGCGGTCATACGCGCTTGCGGAACACATCCGGATTACTTTATTGTAGTCTTTAATTATAATGAAGAAATAGACAGGCTGTGTACCAGAAATGCTACGGTTCACGAAACACAGGACGTGCTGCATAGCTTTAATGATCAGCTGGATATTCATTTCATATTGAACCATTTATCAGGAGACTATCTGATATCCCGTTATTCTATAGACCATCACAACAATCTCTTTGATTATATGTCAAAGCTGAATTTCCCCGACAGCTTGAACTTAAGCAACCATAAAACGGCACTTTTATATACCGTACCTTTTTTAGAAATCTATACGGAAAAGGTAACACAGGATCTAAACCTTCATATTTCATTGAATGGTCTGGGCATTCAATTCATCCGGATACAACAGCATCTATCCTAG
- a CDS encoding amino acid permease, which yields MGKDGIHERENLERGLKSRHLTMIAIGGTIGTGLFLAMGGTIHDAGPGGAVLAYAIMGVVVYFMMTALGEIATELPVPGAFTAYADRFIDPAWGFMNGWSYWFGCAMTVAAELIAGSIIIKYWFPGTNSSLWAMLFLAILMAINLFSVKGFGEAEYWFAGIKVVVTIIFLIVGVLMIAGIMGVGGHEVEFSNWVLDGGEAGKAPFPNGAGGVILVFLVAAFSFSNTEVIGLTAAESENPSKDVPKAIKSVFWRILIFYIGAILVIATLIPFTEPTLLDAAEDNIAASPFTIVFKNAGFAAAASLMNAVILTSVLSCGNASLYCASRTIQVMAKKGAAPSYFAKLNNKGVPVRAIVLTGLIASSAFIASLVGDGVAYTAAYYLCGVAGIVNWLTISLAHYRFRKGWIKQGHSLDELKYKAPCYPYGTLFSITICTFVLITCNYWVFSDFSWFNFITSYGLIPLGFIFFFGYKKKKHTKWVRYEDMDFTPPEGADRHSISAIEMD from the coding sequence ATGGGTAAGGATGGAATTCACGAAAGAGAGAACCTGGAGAGAGGCTTGAAAAGCCGACATCTCACTATGATAGCTATTGGAGGTACCATTGGTACCGGGCTGTTTCTGGCCATGGGCGGCACAATCCATGATGCAGGCCCCGGCGGTGCTGTTCTGGCTTATGCAATTATGGGCGTTGTCGTGTATTTTATGATGACGGCCTTAGGCGAAATCGCAACGGAACTTCCGGTGCCCGGAGCATTTACTGCCTACGCCGATCGCTTTATTGATCCGGCATGGGGTTTTATGAATGGGTGGTCGTATTGGTTCGGCTGTGCTATGACGGTAGCGGCAGAGTTGATTGCAGGCTCCATTATTATTAAGTACTGGTTTCCGGGCACAAATTCCTCGTTATGGGCCATGTTGTTTCTGGCAATCTTGATGGCTATTAATTTATTTTCAGTCAAGGGCTTCGGTGAAGCAGAGTATTGGTTTGCCGGTATAAAGGTAGTTGTAACCATTATTTTCTTAATTGTCGGGGTACTGATGATTGCGGGTATTATGGGCGTTGGCGGACATGAAGTGGAATTTTCAAACTGGGTCCTTGACGGCGGAGAAGCCGGAAAAGCTCCGTTCCCCAATGGTGCAGGCGGCGTGATTTTAGTTTTCCTGGTAGCCGCTTTCTCCTTCTCCAATACAGAAGTAATCGGATTGACGGCGGCCGAATCCGAGAATCCTTCCAAGGATGTTCCCAAGGCAATCAAAAGTGTATTTTGGAGAATTTTAATTTTTTACATTGGAGCAATTCTTGTCATCGCAACCTTAATTCCTTTTACGGAACCGACTTTGCTTGATGCAGCGGAAGATAACATTGCGGCATCACCGTTTACGATTGTATTCAAAAATGCCGGTTTTGCTGCGGCAGCTTCCCTTATGAACGCTGTTATTTTGACCTCCGTATTATCCTGCGGAAATGCCTCCTTGTATTGTGCATCGAGAACGATTCAGGTCATGGCTAAAAAGGGGGCGGCACCGAGCTATTTTGCAAAATTAAACAATAAAGGGGTGCCGGTGAGAGCAATCGTTTTAACCGGACTTATTGCCTCCTCTGCATTTATCGCTTCCCTTGTCGGCGATGGGGTTGCCTATACAGCTGCATACTATCTTTGCGGAGTTGCGGGGATAGTCAACTGGCTGACTATCAGTCTGGCTCATTATCGATTCAGAAAGGGCTGGATCAAACAGGGACATAGCTTAGATGAATTAAAATATAAAGCACCATGTTATCCGTATGGAACCTTGTTTTCCATTACAATCTGCACTTTCGTTTTGATTACATGTAATTATTGGGTATTCTCGGACTTTAGTTGGTTTAATTTTATTACCAGCTATGGGTTGATTCCTCTTGGATTTATCTTCTTCTTCGGATATAAAAAGAAAAAACACACAAAATGGGTAAGATATGAGGATATGGATTTCACACCGCCGGAAGGCGCAGACAGACATTCCATATCAGCCATTGAAATGGATTGA
- a CDS encoding transposase has product MTERRKPRSYTDEFKQQLVQLYQNGKRKCDICREYDIATSLLDKWLKQSAASGSFHEKDNRSTEQQELMELRKRNKQLEMENDILKQAALILGRK; this is encoded by the coding sequence ATGACCGAAAGAAGAAAGCCTCGTTCCTATACAGATGAATTTAAGCAGCAGCTAGTTCAACTGTATCAGAATGGAAAACGTAAATGTGATATCTGCCGTGAATACGATATCGCCACCTCATTGCTGGATAAATGGCTTAAGCAGTCTGCTGCCTCTGGTTCTTTCCACGAGAAAGATAACCGTTCCACAGAGCAGCAGGAGTTAATGGAACTGCGTAAACGCAATAAACAATTGGAGATGGAGAACGACATTTTAAAACAAGCAGCGCTGATTTTAGGACGAAAGTAA
- a CDS encoding glycyl-radical enzyme activating protein, with translation MKKESLSVLVGGIQKFSTEDGPGIRTTVFLKGCPLNCVWCHNPELISFEQEVIESPNSCIQCGYCIPACPDKAIYLDEQGRIRINREACSKCLTCTEVCYSKGLQPVATHMTVEEVLYQVAQDKGFYDHTNGGLTISGGEMLSHPRFVEALVDQAAEKEINVCLDTSGFGDGNVLEKLSRKENVDFILYDMKFMDNEKHVTYTGQENTKILENLCRLTQIPEVVGKIVMRMPLIKGMNDSWEMMKKTSDFYKKNNIKSVTLLPYHDLGLSKMNRIGGVQQRYEPPSEEYVLEIKKLFEEEAAMEVEILGKI, from the coding sequence ATGAAAAAAGAATCTTTATCTGTATTGGTAGGAGGCATTCAAAAGTTTTCAACGGAGGATGGACCGGGAATCCGAACCACGGTTTTTTTAAAGGGATGTCCGCTGAATTGCGTATGGTGCCACAATCCTGAGCTGATTAGCTTTGAGCAGGAGGTCATCGAATCTCCCAACAGCTGTATCCAATGTGGTTATTGTATCCCTGCCTGCCCGGACAAAGCCATTTACCTCGATGAGCAAGGTCGTATCCGGATTAACAGAGAAGCCTGCAGCAAGTGTTTGACGTGTACGGAGGTCTGTTATTCCAAAGGCTTGCAGCCGGTAGCGACACATATGACGGTAGAAGAGGTGCTCTATCAGGTTGCACAGGATAAAGGCTTTTATGATCATACAAACGGAGGGCTGACCATAAGCGGAGGTGAGATGCTGTCTCACCCTCGCTTTGTGGAGGCTCTTGTGGATCAGGCCGCAGAGAAAGAAATCAACGTTTGCCTTGACACATCAGGCTTTGGTGATGGGAATGTGTTAGAAAAGCTGTCAAGAAAAGAAAACGTTGATTTTATTTTATATGACATGAAGTTCATGGATAATGAAAAACATGTAACGTATACGGGACAGGAAAATACGAAAATTCTGGAAAACCTATGCAGACTGACTCAAATACCTGAAGTCGTTGGAAAAATTGTAATGAGAATGCCTTTGATAAAAGGGATGAATGACAGCTGGGAGATGATGAAAAAGACAAGTGATTTCTATAAAAAAAATAACATAAAGAGTGTGACGTTACTTCCTTATCATGATTTGGGATTATCTAAAATGAATCGAATCGGAGGAGTTCAACAGAGATATGAACCGCCGTCGGAGGAATATGTTTTAGAAATTAAGAAGCTTTTTGAGGAAGAGGCAGCAATGGAAGTGGAGATTCTGGGGAAAATCTAA
- a CDS encoding aldo/keto reductase: MEILKQQRVKLPDGSYMPKLGQGTWLMGEDDSNYEREINGLRHGIDMGMTLIDTAEMYADGKAENIVGNAIRNVERKDVYLVSKVYPKNACKKHIYSSLERSLKLLETNYLDLYLLHWREDTDLSEMVYCMEDLKQKGRIKRWGVSNFDVEDMEDLWKVPDGNQCSTNQVLYNLGTRGIEYDLLHWQRERQIPFMAYSPVGQAGGLTTQDGISKAILMKDQNVCQVAKKHGISVVQLLLAFVLRLEDMVAIPKAVGVEHIEENAAASRIILTEEDLEQLSKSFPAPTEKIDMEKY; this comes from the coding sequence ATGGAAATATTGAAGCAACAAAGAGTAAAATTGCCGGATGGCTCCTATATGCCTAAGTTAGGCCAAGGCACCTGGTTAATGGGAGAAGATGATTCCAACTATGAAAGGGAAATAAACGGTCTCAGGCATGGAATTGATATGGGAATGACCCTGATCGATACGGCTGAAATGTATGCAGACGGCAAAGCGGAAAATATCGTCGGCAATGCCATAAGAAACGTTGAAAGAAAAGATGTTTATCTGGTCAGCAAGGTCTACCCGAAGAACGCATGTAAAAAACATATTTACAGCAGTCTGGAACGCTCTCTCAAATTATTGGAAACGAATTATCTGGACTTATATCTTCTGCATTGGCGAGAAGATACCGACCTTTCTGAAATGGTATACTGCATGGAGGATTTGAAACAAAAAGGCAGAATTAAGCGGTGGGGCGTTTCAAATTTTGATGTGGAGGATATGGAAGATCTGTGGAAGGTACCGGATGGCAATCAATGCAGCACCAATCAAGTTTTATATAATCTGGGGACAAGGGGAATTGAGTATGATCTGCTTCACTGGCAAAGAGAACGGCAGATTCCTTTTATGGCATACAGCCCGGTAGGCCAGGCAGGAGGCTTGACCACCCAAGACGGCATATCAAAAGCCATACTGATGAAGGATCAAAATGTTTGCCAGGTAGCAAAAAAGCATGGGATTTCAGTAGTTCAGCTGCTACTTGCCTTTGTCTTAAGGCTGGAGGATATGGTTGCCATTCCAAAGGCGGTGGGAGTAGAGCACATAGAGGAAAATGCGGCGGCAAGCCGTATCATCCTGACGGAGGAGGATCTGGAGCAGCTTTCCAAATCCTTTCCGGCACCAACAGAAAAAATAGATATGGAAAAATATTAA
- a CDS encoding DUF190 domain-containing protein: protein MKHGQISITKGLEEDEIQEHEYFVIKVYTRENKKKLLKKDEYEKILTFLQEKNVLWATVTKGIAGYGRDHVIYSQHLFPLSENLPLVIECMVEREQLSGILEELKQIVTDGVIFTLPVQVILNR from the coding sequence ATGAAGCACGGACAGATCAGTATAACAAAAGGCTTGGAGGAAGATGAAATACAGGAGCACGAATATTTTGTCATAAAGGTATATACCAGAGAAAATAAGAAGAAATTGCTGAAAAAGGATGAGTATGAAAAAATATTGACCTTCCTGCAAGAGAAGAATGTTCTCTGGGCTACGGTAACCAAAGGCATAGCCGGTTATGGAAGGGATCATGTCATATATAGCCAGCATCTGTTTCCTTTGAGCGAAAATCTGCCGCTTGTGATAGAGTGTATGGTGGAGAGAGAGCAGCTTTCAGGAATACTGGAAGAGTTAAAACAAATTGTAACGGATGGGGTAATCTTTACCCTTCCGGTTCAGGTAATACTTAACAGATAA
- a CDS encoding Nramp family divalent metal transporter has product MNWFQKKFNRELHDPVKEAKDFIKYIGPGLLVTVGFIDPGNWASNLAAGSDYGYKLLWMVTLSTIMLILLQHNVAHLGIVTGDCLSEATAKHLKPALSKILLSTAVLASISTALAEILGGAIALELLFKIPIRLGSLIVAGFVTWMLFSSSYKRLEKWIIGFVSIIGVSFIYELSIVHVNWGEAAASFVTPSMPANSMPIIMAVLGAVVMPHNLFLHSEIIQSREWNKEDDAVIKKQLKYEFGDTLISMLIGWAINSAMIILAAAAFHAKNIQVSELGQAQQLLQPLLGQASAVIFGIALLMAGLASTTTAGMAGGSIIAGMFQEPYDIKDLHTKVGVGGIFAVATAAIFLISDPFKGLIYSQMLLSIQLPITVFLQIYLTSSAKVMGKYKNTWLDKILLGIIGIVVSILNIMLLISLV; this is encoded by the coding sequence ATGAATTGGTTTCAGAAAAAATTTAACAGAGAATTACACGATCCGGTAAAAGAGGCAAAGGATTTTATCAAATATATTGGTCCGGGACTGCTGGTAACGGTAGGCTTTATCGACCCCGGAAATTGGGCTTCTAATCTGGCAGCGGGTTCAGACTATGGCTACAAGCTTCTCTGGATGGTCACGCTTTCCACCATTATGCTGATCTTACTGCAGCATAACGTTGCTCATCTGGGGATTGTTACCGGGGACTGCCTTTCAGAGGCCACTGCAAAGCATCTCAAACCCGCCCTTTCAAAGATTTTGCTGTCTACCGCAGTACTGGCTTCGATTTCTACAGCTCTGGCGGAAATCTTGGGAGGAGCTATCGCTCTGGAATTGCTGTTTAAAATTCCTATCAGGCTGGGGTCTTTGATTGTTGCCGGTTTTGTTACCTGGATGCTGTTTTCCAGCTCCTATAAGCGGCTGGAAAAGTGGATCATTGGTTTTGTTTCCATTATAGGGGTTTCCTTTATATATGAGCTCAGCATTGTCCACGTCAACTGGGGGGAAGCCGCAGCAAGCTTTGTGACTCCCAGTATGCCCGCCAACTCCATGCCCATCATTATGGCAGTTTTGGGGGCTGTAGTCATGCCCCATAATTTGTTTCTGCATTCCGAAATTATTCAGAGCCGCGAATGGAACAAGGAGGACGACGCTGTCATAAAAAAACAATTGAAATATGAATTTGGAGACACGTTGATTTCTATGCTTATCGGCTGGGCCATCAACAGTGCCATGATCATTCTGGCGGCGGCGGCCTTTCATGCAAAAAATATTCAGGTCAGTGAGCTTGGACAGGCACAACAGTTACTTCAACCCTTGCTTGGACAGGCTTCTGCTGTCATATTCGGCATAGCGCTTTTAATGGCAGGCCTGGCTTCGACGACAACGGCAGGAATGGCAGGAGGCAGCATTATTGCGGGAATGTTTCAGGAACCCTATGACATCAAGGATCTTCATACGAAGGTAGGTGTGGGAGGAATTTTCGCAGTTGCCACAGCAGCCATTTTTTTAATCTCAGATCCCTTTAAAGGGCTGATTTATTCTCAGATGCTGTTGAGTATCCAGTTGCCCATCACGGTGTTTCTGCAAATATATCTGACGTCCTCTGCCAAGGTGATGGGAAAATACAAAAATACTTGGCTGGATAAGATCCTTCTTGGAATAATAGGAATTGTGGTCTCGATATTGAATATTATGCTGCTGATCAGTCTGGTATAG
- the cas2 gene encoding CRISPR-associated endonuclease Cas2 produces MLVLVTYDVSTETMAGKKRLRHVAKKCLSYGQRVQNSVFECNIDWSQYLNLQNELKTIINTKEDSLRFYNLGNNYSEKVIHIGAKPSIDLEGDLII; encoded by the coding sequence ATGCTTGTATTAGTAACTTATGATGTTTCAACTGAAACCATGGCAGGGAAAAAACGGCTGAGGCATGTTGCAAAAAAATGTTTGTCATACGGACAGCGTGTTCAAAATTCAGTCTTTGAGTGCAATATTGACTGGAGTCAATATCTCAATTTGCAAAACGAATTGAAAACAATTATTAATACAAAAGAAGACAGCTTACGATTTTATAACCTGGGTAATAATTACTCAGAAAAAGTCATTCATATTGGGGCTAAACCTAGTATTGATTTAGAAGGAGATTTAATCATATAG
- a CDS encoding glycyl radical protein: MLNERLQRMKNKYFDTTPSITAERLVLATEAHKKFAGDAIPIFRARIAQYVMENMTTLVLADELIVGTPTNEYRGANLFPEYTSSSWLIEDIDDFPVRKTDPYNIKPEDRETILETLKYWKGRALEDLAPEILPDYIENARQKDLISVGCRNGVSGETTPNHKKFLNLGLRGFIAECRENIDRVKGGTKEKQEQVDFWKACIIICEGMITYAHRMAEEAEKQAGACTDQKRKAELMQIAENCRVVPENPPQSFHQAVQMIWFIQVAFHIEAPTTACGFGRFDQYMYPFYQADLEAGKITEAEALELIECFYLKCCEVYEVRDRWYSKSFAGYPMWEILMVGGQTTDGKDATNDLSYLCLEAGSDLQTTQPVLAVRVHEGTPEKLFRKGAEMMQAGMANPGFFNDDAAIPMVLGKGCTMEEARDWNIVGCIQPAPGGGTTDSSPDAGYVNAPKVLELVLHNGRDPKTGEQLGLQTGEAKDFKDVKELTEAVKKQLIYFYQMIKDGYDLMVPYHMLRLPVIFASMAVDGCVELGKSVQEGGAKYSTAGMFITGAANLADSLVAIEEVVYKDKTISMDELITALDNNFQGNERLRQLLINKPPKFGNDNEYVDGVARDILGFVAETVQQWEDSRHGHYSFCNLSQTVNISHGEVCGATPDGRLAGQPYCDNSSPTMGRDICGPTATVKSVAAIDQKKFHDGALFNIRFDPKGISGEKGLQTIEGVIKTYFKHGGEHIQINVVDDETLRKAQEKPEDYKGLMVRVAGYMAYFTELDKAAQDTIIDRTAHLKIS, translated from the coding sequence ATGTTAAACGAAAGACTTCAAAGAATGAAAAATAAATATTTTGATACCACTCCAAGTATTACTGCGGAGAGACTGGTACTGGCAACAGAGGCGCACAAAAAATTTGCGGGTGATGCCATTCCAATTTTTAGAGCAAGGATTGCGCAATATGTCATGGAAAATATGACGACCTTGGTTCTTGCGGATGAGCTGATTGTGGGAACCCCAACTAACGAATATCGGGGAGCCAATTTATTTCCGGAGTACACATCCAGTTCATGGCTGATAGAAGATATAGATGATTTTCCAGTCAGAAAGACCGATCCGTATAACATTAAGCCAGAAGATCGGGAGACTATTCTGGAAACCTTGAAGTATTGGAAAGGCAGAGCGCTTGAAGACCTAGCTCCTGAAATCCTTCCGGATTATATCGAAAATGCAAGGCAAAAGGATTTGATTTCTGTGGGATGCAGAAACGGCGTATCGGGAGAAACCACGCCTAATCACAAAAAATTCTTGAACTTAGGACTAAGAGGCTTTATCGCAGAATGCCGGGAGAATATTGACAGAGTCAAGGGCGGAACGAAAGAGAAGCAGGAGCAGGTGGATTTCTGGAAAGCCTGTATCATCATTTGCGAAGGCATGATCACGTATGCACACCGTATGGCGGAGGAAGCCGAAAAACAAGCCGGAGCGTGCACGGATCAAAAGAGGAAAGCAGAATTGATGCAGATTGCGGAAAATTGCAGAGTTGTTCCGGAAAATCCGCCTCAAAGCTTCCATCAGGCTGTGCAGATGATCTGGTTCATTCAGGTTGCCTTCCATATTGAAGCACCTACCACGGCGTGCGGATTCGGCAGATTCGACCAATATATGTATCCGTTCTATCAAGCAGATCTTGAAGCCGGAAAAATAACGGAAGCAGAAGCACTGGAATTAATTGAATGCTTCTATTTGAAGTGCTGCGAGGTATATGAGGTCAGAGACCGATGGTATTCCAAATCCTTTGCGGGCTATCCAATGTGGGAAATTCTGATGGTCGGCGGACAGACTACGGACGGAAAAGACGCAACAAATGATTTGTCCTATCTGTGTCTGGAAGCGGGATCTGATCTTCAGACGACCCAACCGGTTCTCGCAGTCAGAGTACATGAGGGAACGCCGGAAAAACTTTTCCGAAAGGGTGCGGAAATGATGCAGGCGGGAATGGCAAACCCCGGATTCTTTAATGACGATGCAGCGATTCCAATGGTCCTGGGAAAGGGCTGCACCATGGAAGAAGCCAGAGATTGGAACATTGTAGGCTGCATACAGCCGGCACCCGGAGGCGGAACTACAGACAGCTCTCCCGACGCGGGATATGTAAATGCGCCGAAGGTATTAGAGCTGGTGCTCCATAACGGAAGAGATCCAAAGACCGGTGAACAGCTGGGTCTTCAAACAGGAGAGGCAAAGGATTTTAAAGACGTCAAAGAATTGACAGAAGCCGTTAAAAAACAACTTATTTACTTCTATCAGATGATTAAGGACGGATACGATTTAATGGTTCCTTACCACATGCTGAGGCTGCCGGTCATCTTTGCTTCCATGGCAGTGGATGGCTGCGTTGAATTAGGAAAATCAGTTCAGGAAGGCGGAGCAAAATACAGTACAGCTGGAATGTTCATTACCGGAGCGGCAAATCTGGCAGACTCATTGGTTGCTATAGAAGAAGTGGTATACAAAGATAAAACTATTTCCATGGATGAATTAATTACAGCTTTGGATAATAATTTCCAAGGCAATGAGAGATTGAGACAATTATTGATCAATAAACCGCCTAAATTTGGTAATGACAACGAGTATGTGGATGGCGTTGCCAGAGATATTCTGGGATTTGTTGCCGAAACCGTACAGCAGTGGGAAGACTCCAGACACGGACATTATTCCTTCTGCAATTTGTCCCAGACGGTAAATATTTCCCATGGTGAAGTATGCGGAGCTACTCCGGACGGAAGACTGGCAGGTCAGCCATATTGCGATAATTCCTCTCCGACTATGGGCAGAGATATATGCGGTCCTACGGCAACGGTGAAATCGGTAGCGGCAATCGATCAGAAAAAATTCCATGACGGAGCTCTGTTCAATATACGGTTTGATCCCAAAGGAATTTCCGGAGAAAAGGGACTCCAGACGATTGAAGGTGTGATAAAAACGTATTTTAAACACGGCGGAGAGCATATCCAGATTAATGTGGTGGATGATGAGACTTTGAGAAAAGCACAGGAAAAGCCGGAAGATTATAAAGGACTGATGGTCAGAGTGGCCGGATATATGGCGTACTTTACAGAACTGGATAAGGCGGCACAGGACACGATTATCGACAGAACAGCTCACTTGAAAATTAGCTAG